A DNA window from Aspergillus nidulans FGSC A4 chromosome V contains the following coding sequences:
- a CDS encoding mismatch-specific DNA-glycosylase (transcript_id=CADANIAT00003609), whose translation MARSSSIAQTQASSKGNDSGSISYENDVPVNQVTSFHGVLNKYIHVSETKTETVGFNCSTQESKRQLYTADDPDADARTTPKRRRGVHAQPACQTQNVSAMTTGITATRRITRSQSRSSTPASSSASPSLTVPSTSSRSAPESQSPTPSARIPRHSRSRSRGSSTPRKNTSSPSSLPASTSLLRDTIPPNLTLLLVGVNPGIMTGTTGFAYAHPSNLFWKLLHSSGITSIRHPPSDTYRLPELYNVGNTNIVERPTRDASMLSKAEMDAGVPVLEAKVAAKRPAAVCLVGKSIWEAVWRARKGRPIRKEEFRYGWQDEEENMGRSEEWEGAPVFVATTTSGLAAGMSYPEKQAIWNELGRWVVNERANSQGHAQARVQTEAEAEAEDQG comes from the coding sequence ATGGCAAGGTCTTCATCCATAGCACAGACTCAAGCATCCAGTAAAGGGAATGATAGTGGCTCTATATCCTACGAAAATGATGTCCCTGTCAACCAGGTCACAAGCTTCCATGGAGTTCTGAACAAGTATATACATGTTTCCGAGACGAAGACCGAAACTGTCGGTTTCAATTGCTCTACGCAAGAGTCGAAACGCCAGCTATATACTGCAGATGATCCCGATGCCGACGCGCGGACGACGCCGAAACGGAGAAGGGGAGTTCATGCTCAGCCTGCATGTCAGACTCAGAATGTATCAGCGATGACGACTGGAATCACGGCTACCCGCCGCATCACCCGCTCCCAGTCCCGCTCATCGACAccagcatcctcttctgcttcgcccTCTCTCACAGTTCCATCGACATCTTCTAGATCTGCGCCTGAATCACAATCACCAACACCGTCAGCCAGAATCCCAAGACAttcccgctcccgctcccgcgGCAGCTCAACTCCACGCAAAAACACGTCTTCGCCGTCCTCTCTTCCCGCCTCGACATCTCTTCTCCGCGACACCATTCCGCCAAATCTGACGCTCCTCCTTGTCGGGGTGAATCCCGGCATAATGACCGGCACCACAGGCTTCGCCTACGCCCATCCTTCAAACCTCTTCTGGAAACTCCTGCACTCCTCCGGGATCACATCAATTCGCCATCCACCCTCGGATACATATCGGCTGCCGGAGCTGTACAATGTGGGGAACACGAACATCGTCGAGCGTCCGACTCGAGACGCGAGCATGCTCAGCAAAGCTGAGATGGATGCGGGCGTTCCCGTGCTGGAAGCGAAAGTTGCAGCGAAACGGCCGGCGGCGGTTTGTCTTGTTGGGAAGAGTATTTGGGAGGCTGTTTGGAGGGCGCGGAAGGGGAGGCCGATCAGGAAGGAGGAGTTCCGGTACGGGTggcaggatgaggaggagaatatGGGGAGGAGtgaggagtgggaggggGCCCCGGTGTTCGTGGCTACGACGACGAGTGGGCTTGCTGCGGGCATGTCGTATCCAGAGAAGCAGGCGATTTGGAATGAGTTGGGGAGGTGGGTTGTTAATGAGCGAGCAAACTCGCAAGGACATGCTCAGGCTCGAGTCCAGACCGAGGccgaggctgaagctgaagatcaGGGATAA
- a CDS encoding SBDS family protein (transcript_id=CADANIAT00003608), which produces MRANDPSSKVFYRGKSDDFIVFVEDPATLKNWKNDRTIPLSDVVNGWKIFVTHKHGSQGILDGASKSSLENEFGTYNDEECVKKILEHGELQGYTQREKGADRNIMNGPQVQLPSN; this is translated from the exons ATGCGCGCCAACGATCCCTCCTCCAAAGTTTTCTACAGGGGCAAATCCGACGACTttatcgtcttcgtcgaggaCCCAGCGACACTCAAGAATTGGAAGAACGATCGAACGATTCCCCTCTCTGATGTCGTAAACGGGTGGAAGATCTTCGTTACTCACAA GCACGGTTCTCAAGGCATTCTCGACGGCGCCAGCAAGTCCTCTCTCGAGAACGAGTTTGGCACGTACAATGACGAGGAATGCGTGAAGAAAATCCTTGAGCACGGCGAGTTGCAGGGATACACT CAACGGGAAAAGGGCGCCGACAGAAATATTATGAACGGACCTCAGGTCCAGTTGCCTTCCAACTAA